A DNA window from Patagioenas fasciata isolate bPatFas1 chromosome 1, bPatFas1.hap1, whole genome shotgun sequence contains the following coding sequences:
- the LOC136099957 gene encoding uncharacterized protein produces the protein MSVTFEDVALYFSPEEWAKLSGCQRQLYREVMLGNYEMVASLGWASDKPEIICKMEREETPCVPEPPRKRQRHQSPVPGTAGPRTQREANGVSEGGSQFRCPYLHCLPDFQPLEGSRPTCPNRNKSFESQTVLDFRVQSHVRERPYRCTDCGKSFIGKEDLLKHQRVHTGEKPFTCSLCGQCFKQGSHLKRHQRVHTGEKPFTCNDCGKSFCQNSVLVLHQRLHTGEKPFTCTDCGKSFTRKNHLESHRREHTGEKPFICSHCGKSFREKKLLVTHERLHTGERPFSCTQCPKTFRDKRTLTIHERIHTGEKPYNCSECGKTFRQKHQQNSHLQRVHRRRMPLRVGDQSEREEPKARDHLQDGARRDTVRARAPRGAAEAPEPCARISLFSRAGCLPRRLACQHTGLSSPAAASPRTQREAEDVPEGGSWGIQLRCLHPRSLPAPQQQEKSRPTCPECNNSFGKQATLNIHMRGHTGEKPYTCSQCFRHHSYLKQQRIHTGEKPFACTHCGKHLCQKSILIIHQHLHTGEKPFTCTDCGKSLTEKKILIIHQCIHTGKHPFAYTQCPKTFRDKRILTIHEHIHTGEKPYECSECRMTFRQKHHLNIHQQRVHQGPWVVQVGGQ, from the exons ATGTCGGTGACGTTTGAGGACGTGGCGCTCTACTTCTCCCCCGAGGAGTGGGCAAAGCTGTCGGGCTGTCAGCGGCAGCTctaccgggaggtgatgctggggAACTACGAGATGGTCGCCTCGCTGG GCTGGGCCAGCGACAAACCAGAGATCATCTGCAAGATGGAGCGAGAAGAGACACCGTGCGTGCCTGAGCCTCCCAGGAAGCGgcagaggcaccagagccctgtgccAG GAACCGCTGGCCCCAGGACCCAGAGGGAGGCCAATGGTGTTTCTGAGGGTGGGAGCCAGTTCAGGTGCCCCTATCTTCACTGCCTCCCAGACTTTCAACCCCTGGAGGGGAGCCGCCCTACATGCCCCAATCGCAACAAAAGCTTCGAGAGCCAGACAGTGCTGGATTTCCGCGTGCAGAGCCACGTGCGTGAGCGTCCCTACCGCTGCACtgactgcggcaagagcttcatAGGGAAGGAGGACCTGCTCAAGCACCAGCGTGTGCACACTggtgagaagcccttcacctgcagtcTCTGTGGCCAGTGCTTTAAGCAGGGAAGCCACCTGAAGAGGCACCAGCGCGTCCACACGggtgagaagcccttcacctgcaatgACTGTGGCAAGAGTTTCTGCCAGAACAGCGTCCTGGTGTTACACCAGCGcctccacaccggggagaagcccttcacctgcaccgactgcggcaagagcttcacCCGTAAGAATCACCTGGAGAGCCACAGGCGCGagcacaccggggagaagcccttcatctgcagccactgcggcaagagcttcagggagaagaagcTACTGGTGACCCATGAGCGCCTTCACACCGGGGAACGTCCCTTCAGCTGCACCCAGTGTCCCAAAACCTTCAGGGACAAGAGGACCCTCACCATCCAcgagcgcatccacaccggggagaagccctacaACTGCAGCGAGTGCGGGAAGACCTTCCGGCAGAAGCACCAGCAGAACAGCCACCTGCAGCGGGTGCACCGGCGTCGGATGCCTCTGCGAGTAGGTGACCAGTCGGAGAGGGAGGAGCCAAAA GCCAGAGATCATCTGCAAGATGGAGCGAGAAGAGACACCGTGCGTGCCAGAGCCCCCCGGGGAGCAgcagaggcaccagagccctgtgccAG aatctcGCTGTTTAGCCGAGCTGgttgtcttccccgccggctagcCTGTCAGCACACtggcctctcctccccagcagctgccagccccaggacacagagagaggcagaggatgTCCCTGAGGGTGGGAGCTGGGGGATCCAGTTGAGATGCCTTCATCCAcgctccctcccagccccccagcagcaggagaagAGCCGCCCCACATGCCCTGAGTGCAACAACAGCTTTGGGAAGCAGGCGACGCTAAACATCCACATGCGGGGCCATACAGGTGAGAAGCCCTACACCTGCAGCCAGTGCTTCAGGCACCATAGCTACCTGAAGCagcagcgcatccacactggtgagaagccctttgcctgcactcACTGTGGCAAGCATTTGTGCCAGAAGAGCATCCTGatcatccaccagcacctccacactggggagaagcccttcacctgcaccgacTGCGGCAAGAGCTTAACGGAGAAGAAGATCCTCATCATCCATCAGTGCATCCACACTGGGAAGCATCCTTTTGCCTACACTCAGTGTCCCAAGACCTTCAGGGACAAGAGGATCCTCACCATCCACGAgcacatccacactggggagaagccctacgAGTGTAGCGAGTGCAGGATGACCTTCCGGCAGAAGCACCACCTGAACATCCACCAGCAGCGGGTGCACCAGGGTCCATGGGTGGTGCAGGTGGGTGGCCAGTGA